One Halocalculus aciditolerans DNA segment encodes these proteins:
- the cysE gene encoding serine O-acetyltransferase, protein MFSRVREDVRTAMEKDPAARHPVEVLLCYPGLHAVWLHRLAHPLSERGHVILARLVSHFARFLTGVEIHPGAEIGRRFFIDHGDGVVIGETAEIGDDVMMYHGVTLGGDSMKREKRHPTVEDGATIGTGATVLGPITIGREAKVGAASVVLDSVPAHCTAIGNPAELVGDCVGELGDTETELDADI, encoded by the coding sequence AGGACGTTCGAACGGCGATGGAGAAGGACCCGGCCGCCCGCCACCCCGTGGAGGTCCTCCTCTGTTACCCCGGCCTGCACGCGGTCTGGCTCCACCGCCTCGCCCACCCGCTCTCCGAGCGCGGGCACGTCATCCTCGCACGCCTCGTCTCGCACTTCGCGCGCTTCCTCACCGGCGTCGAAATCCACCCCGGCGCGGAAATCGGCCGGCGGTTCTTCATCGACCACGGCGACGGCGTCGTCATCGGCGAAACCGCCGAAATCGGCGACGACGTGATGATGTACCACGGCGTGACGCTCGGCGGCGACTCGATGAAGCGGGAGAAACGCCACCCGACGGTCGAAGACGGCGCGACCATCGGGACGGGCGCGACCGTGCTCGGCCCCATCACCATCGGCCGGGAGGCGAAAGTCGGCGCGGCGTCCGTCGTCCTCGACTCCGTGCCCGCGCACTGCACGGCCATCGGGAACCCCGCGGAGCTCGTCGGCGACTGCGTCGGCGAGCTCGGTGACACCGAGACCGAGCTCGACGCCGACATCTAA
- a CDS encoding M28 family peptidase: MVDWIGETFRSDVGWAHLETLVDIGDRMAGTDGEREAAEATRDALGEYARNARLDEFDLQGWEREMSEILAGGEPQDCIALPRSPTGTAAGEFVDLGYGLPEDFENADVEGKVVMVASDVPGWFDRYIHRREKYYHAVEAGAAAFVYKNHVEGCLPPTGSVGNEENPIGDIPAVGVSSEVGARLARRWEGDEVTVETAAETYEATSQNVHAELGPDTEEEVLVTSHVDAHDIAEGAMDNGAGTAMVVEVARVLAEREAELDTKVHFICFGAEEVGLVGAAYDAANRDLDAVKTVLNFDGVTQGRTLSFTSHRFDALVDAAESLGSDFGHPVSVTPEMGPHSDHWEYTKWGVPGYHVASDTGGSGRGWGHTFADTLDKLEVRDFREQAILLAELAVRLADDGFTVAHASPEDIAAGLERDDQAKGMQITGDWPYDD, encoded by the coding sequence ATGGTAGATTGGATCGGTGAGACGTTCCGGAGCGACGTCGGCTGGGCGCACTTGGAGACGCTCGTCGACATCGGCGACCGGATGGCAGGGACGGACGGCGAGCGCGAGGCCGCCGAGGCGACGCGGGACGCGCTCGGCGAGTACGCGCGGAACGCGCGCCTCGACGAGTTCGACCTGCAGGGGTGGGAGCGGGAGATGAGCGAGATTCTCGCGGGCGGCGAGCCTCAGGACTGTATCGCGCTTCCGCGGAGTCCGACGGGCACGGCGGCCGGGGAGTTCGTCGACCTCGGGTACGGTCTCCCGGAGGACTTCGAGAACGCCGACGTCGAGGGGAAGGTCGTGATGGTCGCGTCGGACGTGCCGGGCTGGTTCGACCGCTACATCCACCGCCGCGAGAAGTACTACCACGCGGTGGAGGCGGGCGCGGCCGCGTTCGTCTACAAGAACCACGTCGAGGGCTGCCTGCCGCCCACCGGGAGCGTCGGGAACGAGGAGAACCCCATCGGCGACATCCCCGCCGTCGGCGTCTCTTCGGAGGTCGGCGCGCGCCTCGCGCGGCGCTGGGAGGGCGACGAGGTGACGGTGGAGACGGCCGCAGAGACGTACGAGGCGACGAGCCAGAACGTCCACGCGGAACTCGGCCCCGACACGGAAGAGGAAGTCCTCGTCACTTCGCACGTCGACGCGCACGACATCGCGGAGGGCGCGATGGACAACGGCGCGGGCACGGCGATGGTCGTGGAGGTCGCACGCGTCCTCGCGGAGCGCGAGGCGGAACTCGACACGAAGGTCCACTTCATCTGTTTCGGCGCGGAGGAGGTCGGTCTCGTCGGGGCCGCCTACGACGCCGCGAACCGCGATCTCGACGCCGTGAAGACGGTGCTCAACTTCGACGGCGTGACGCAGGGACGCACGCTCTCCTTCACGAGCCACCGGTTCGACGCGCTCGTCGACGCCGCCGAATCCCTGGGGAGCGACTTCGGCCACCCCGTCTCGGTGACGCCGGAGATGGGGCCGCACTCCGACCACTGGGAGTACACGAAGTGGGGCGTCCCCGGCTACCACGTCGCCAGCGACACCGGAGGGAGCGGCCGCGGGTGGGGGCACACGTTCGCCGACACCCTCGACAAGCTCGAAGTCCGCGACTTCCGCGAGCAAGCGATTCTCCTCGCGGAGCTCGCCGTCCGCCTCGCCGACGACGGCTTCACCGTCGCGCACGCCAGCCCCGAGGACATCGCCGCCGGCCTCGAACGCGACGACCAAGCGAAGGGCATGCAGATCACTGGCGACTGGCCCTACGACGACTAA
- a CDS encoding NAD(+)/NADH kinase, which produces MDRVAVVGEGSGEAVALVEDHGASGRAVDAGAVGSYDAAVALGEEALLDVVHADAATPVLPVGAGRGYEGVPRESLPQAVAALVEGDTGTRERATLTVSAGDSSYRALADVMLVTAEVAEISEYGVHTRNATVDEVRADGLLVATPTGSRGYNAAADGPVVEPGAPVVSVVPIAPFRIDHTDWVLSPPLDLTIERDETPVTLLVDRDDVGPLDPDTPVHVEAGRPVELLTTGESRGFYE; this is translated from the coding sequence ATGGATAGAGTCGCGGTCGTCGGCGAGGGCTCGGGGGAGGCCGTCGCGCTCGTCGAGGACCACGGTGCGTCGGGGCGTGCGGTGGACGCCGGGGCGGTCGGTTCGTACGACGCGGCGGTCGCGCTCGGCGAGGAGGCGCTGTTGGACGTCGTGCACGCGGACGCCGCGACGCCCGTCCTCCCGGTGGGCGCGGGCCGCGGCTACGAGGGCGTGCCGCGCGAGAGCCTCCCGCAGGCCGTCGCGGCGCTCGTCGAGGGCGACACGGGAACGCGAGAGCGCGCGACGCTGACCGTGTCCGCCGGCGACTCGTCGTACCGCGCGCTCGCGGACGTGATGCTCGTGACGGCGGAGGTCGCAGAGATCTCCGAGTACGGCGTTCACACGCGGAACGCGACCGTCGACGAAGTGCGCGCGGACGGCCTCCTCGTCGCGACGCCGACCGGGAGCCGCGGGTACAACGCCGCCGCCGACGGCCCGGTCGTCGAACCGGGCGCGCCCGTCGTCTCCGTCGTCCCCATCGCCCCCTTCCGCATCGACCACACCGACTGGGTGCTCTCCCCGCCCCTCGACCTCACCATCGAACGCGACGAAACGCCCGTCACCCTCCTCGTCGACCGCGACGACGTCGGCCCGCTCGACCCCGATACGCCCGTCCACGTCGAAGCCGGGCGGCCCGTCGAGCTTCTCACGACCGGGGAGTCACGCGGGTTTTACGAGTAA
- the nth gene encoding endonuclease III, whose amino-acid sequence MGEPLDSREQQVVEVIDRLEGVYPEPEISLNFDTRLELLIAVVLSAQCTDERVNKVTADLFEKYHSAEDYANADVDDIADDIDSITYYNSKAGYIHDACEQIIAEHDGEVPDTMSELTDLPGVGRKTANVVLQHGHDITEGIVVDTHVQRISRRLGITEEERPEKIETDLMSVVPEEHWKEYTHWLISHGRDTCTARNPDCSDCVLEDICPSSKLDHDTDLADGSAW is encoded by the coding sequence ATGGGCGAACCACTCGACTCCCGCGAGCAACAGGTCGTCGAGGTCATCGACCGCCTCGAAGGCGTCTACCCCGAACCCGAAATCTCGCTGAACTTCGACACGAGGTTAGAGCTCCTCATCGCCGTCGTCCTCTCCGCGCAGTGCACCGACGAGCGCGTGAACAAGGTCACCGCGGACCTCTTCGAGAAGTACCACTCCGCCGAGGACTACGCGAACGCCGACGTCGACGACATCGCCGACGACATCGACTCCATCACCTACTACAACTCGAAGGCCGGCTACATCCACGACGCCTGCGAGCAAATCATCGCCGAACACGACGGCGAGGTCCCCGACACCATGAGCGAACTCACCGACCTCCCCGGCGTCGGGCGGAAGACCGCGAACGTCGTCCTCCAACACGGCCACGACATAACCGAGGGAATCGTCGTCGACACCCACGTCCAACGCATCAGCCGCCGACTCGGCATAACAGAGGAAGAACGCCCCGAGAAAATCGAAACCGACCTGATGAGCGTCGTCCCCGAAGAACACTGGAAGGAGTACACCCACTGGCTCATCAGCCACGGCCGCGACACCTGCACCGCCCGCAACCCAGATTGTTCGGACTGCGTCCTCGAAGACATCTGCCCCTCCAGCAAACTCGACCACGACACCGACCTCGCCGACGGCAGCGCCTGGTAA